A DNA window from Acidimicrobiia bacterium contains the following coding sequences:
- a CDS encoding anthranilate synthase component I family protein codes for MPPLDLPHAAAGAVARLLPPLDGPRDGRVIVRDGQRTVVGVHPDAVITADGGKALDRLHRLGSSDADRGWWAGFLSYDIGRTVERVRPRAGGFYAEWPGVPDVALGRFDARLLIDPGASPSVTVVGDGEGRGVLDEVAARLVDGDTPATSGAPLLSGQPTTSLDRPAFESAVRRIIGLLEAGECYQVNLTRRLTWPLAPDTARLFAALSSGNPAPHTALVDIAGTGVVSASPERFLAWNGRSVETRPIKGTGRAASALTASTKDRAENVMIVDLARNDLGRVCVPGSIHVPQLCGLEAHPGLFHLVSTVRGRRRDDAGLGDLLTATMPPASVTGAPKPRVLQAIEDLEPVRRGVYCGAVGWIDTARDRGDLAVAIRTFTVHDDSTHLGVGAGIVADSSPTREWEETELKVARVRRSVGEDVSVLTGAGAA; via the coding sequence GTGCCACCACTCGACCTGCCGCACGCTGCTGCCGGCGCCGTGGCCCGTCTCCTCCCACCCCTCGACGGCCCACGCGACGGGCGCGTCATCGTGCGCGACGGGCAGCGCACGGTCGTCGGTGTCCACCCCGACGCGGTCATCACCGCCGACGGCGGGAAGGCACTCGACCGACTGCACCGCCTCGGGTCGTCCGACGCCGACCGTGGGTGGTGGGCGGGGTTCCTGTCCTACGACATCGGGCGGACGGTGGAGCGCGTCAGGCCCCGCGCCGGAGGATTCTACGCCGAGTGGCCCGGCGTCCCCGACGTCGCGCTCGGGCGTTTCGACGCCCGCCTCCTCATCGATCCCGGCGCGTCCCCGTCGGTCACCGTCGTGGGCGACGGCGAGGGACGCGGGGTGCTCGACGAGGTCGCAGCGCGGCTTGTCGACGGCGACACCCCGGCGACGTCTGGCGCTCCGCTTCTGTCGGGACAGCCCACCACGAGCCTCGACCGCCCGGCGTTCGAGAGTGCCGTTCGGCGCATCATCGGCCTGCTCGAGGCGGGCGAGTGCTACCAGGTGAACCTCACGCGACGCCTCACCTGGCCGCTGGCGCCCGACACGGCCCGACTCTTCGCCGCGCTCAGCAGCGGGAACCCCGCTCCGCACACCGCGCTCGTCGACATCGCCGGCACCGGGGTCGTGTCCGCCTCCCCTGAGCGCTTCCTCGCGTGGAACGGGCGTTCGGTCGAGACACGCCCCATCAAGGGCACAGGCCGCGCCGCCTCGGCGCTCACCGCCAGCACGAAGGACCGCGCCGAGAACGTGATGATCGTCGACCTCGCGCGCAACGACCTCGGACGCGTGTGCGTGCCGGGCTCGATCCATGTCCCGCAGCTGTGCGGTCTCGAGGCACACCCCGGGCTCTTCCACCTCGTCAGCACGGTGCGGGGCCGGCGGCGCGACGACGCCGGACTCGGCGACCTGCTGACGGCCACGATGCCACCGGCGTCGGTGACGGGGGCACCCAAGCCACGCGTGCTCCAGGCCATCGAAGACCTCGAGCCCGTGCGACGCGGTGTCTACTGCGGTGCCGTTGGCTGGATCGACACCGCGCGCGATCGTGGCGATCTGGCCGTCGCCATCCGCACGTTCACCGTTCACGACGACTCGACGCACCTCGGGGTCGGTGCCGGCATCGTGGCCGACAGCAGCCCGACGCGCGAGTGGGAGGAGACCGAGCTGAAGGTGGCGCGCGTCCGTCGGTCGGTCGGGGAGGACGTGTCCGTGCTCACCGGTGCAGGTGCAGCGTGA
- a CDS encoding biotin--[acetyl-CoA-carboxylase] ligase, translating into MRTNPPIWSGRGVDERLRAARFGPVRWFDRLDSTNRYLLDEAAGGAPDGTVAVADVQDAGRGRLDRRWEAAAGRALLVSVLLRPSGLPDDAWHLATVAAGLAMSDAVVATAGVEPALKWPNDLVVDDRKLAGILAESVVTGPDSRALVVGVGCNLARGAFPDDLAGVATSVEHVTGRSVEVRDALVAFLDAFADYADHLGSGAGRERLRALARDRSATLGQVVEVEHPGGSVSGRAVDIATDGALMVEAGGERHAFHVGDVIHVRADRHSS; encoded by the coding sequence ATGCGCACGAACCCGCCCATCTGGAGCGGTCGAGGCGTCGACGAACGGCTCCGCGCCGCACGCTTTGGGCCGGTTCGGTGGTTCGACCGCCTCGACTCCACCAACCGTTACCTCCTCGACGAGGCGGCCGGCGGTGCGCCCGACGGCACCGTGGCCGTGGCCGACGTCCAGGACGCCGGACGCGGGCGCCTCGACCGCCGGTGGGAGGCTGCGGCGGGCCGGGCGCTTCTCGTGTCGGTGCTGCTGCGGCCGTCCGGGTTGCCCGACGACGCCTGGCACCTCGCGACGGTGGCGGCGGGACTGGCCATGTCCGACGCCGTCGTGGCGACGGCCGGTGTGGAGCCGGCGTTGAAGTGGCCCAACGATCTCGTCGTCGACGACCGCAAGCTGGCGGGGATCCTGGCCGAGTCGGTGGTGACGGGCCCCGACTCACGGGCCCTGGTGGTGGGCGTGGGATGCAATCTCGCCCGCGGCGCGTTCCCCGACGACCTCGCGGGAGTGGCCACGTCGGTCGAGCACGTCACCGGTCGTTCCGTGGAGGTACGGGATGCGCTCGTGGCGTTCCTCGACGCTTTCGCCGACTACGCGGACCACCTGGGGTCCGGCGCCGGGCGGGAACGCCTACGCGCCCTCGCGCGGGACCGCTCGGCGACCCTCGGTCAGGTCGTCGAGGTGGAACACCCCGGCGGGAGCGTGTCGGGACGCGCCGTCGACATCGCGACCGACGGTGCTCTGATGGTCGAAGCGGGCGGAGAGCGGCACGCGTTCCACGTCGGAGACGTGATCCACGTTCGTGCCGACCGACATTCGTCGTGA
- a CDS encoding acetyl-CoA carboxylase biotin carboxylase subunit has protein sequence MFSKILIANRGEIAVRVIRTCREMGIGTVAVYSDLDRDAMHVREADEAYALGGQAAGESYLNTDAILAALAASGAEALHPGYGFFSENADFARAVIDAGVTWIGPPPEAIEVAGDKLSSRRAGADAGVPTVPGTLDPVTDVAEVLAFGEEHGYPILIKAAYGGGGKGMKVVEHPDEAQAALDSAAREAEAYFGRPEAFIERYLTRPRHVEMQVFADTHGNAVWLGERDCSIQRRHQKLIEESPAPEFPDSVRTAMGEAAVALCREFGYVNAGTVEFMYEDGDFYFLEMNTRLQVEHCVTEEVTSLDLVAEQIHVADGEPLSFTQDSIERRGHAIECRINAEDPAAGFMPSPGTLTRFERPDGPGVRTDQGYETGDTVSQHYDNLIAKLVCRAPDRDRAIARTRRALEEFEISGVRTTIDAQLALLDHPDFRAARHSTKWLEEDVDPATFVRAGDSADSPPTDSAQELTERTVPVEVNGKRFEVKVWLPDVEAAPAARTARAPKPAASTGGGATGGGTISAPMQGTIVKVLVDVGDTVEAGQALLVLEAMKMENHLNADADGTVSEIRVSGGDTVAPGDVLIVVE, from the coding sequence GTGTTTTCCAAGATCCTCATCGCCAACCGCGGCGAGATCGCTGTGCGGGTGATCCGCACCTGCCGCGAGATGGGTATCGGAACCGTCGCCGTCTACTCCGACCTCGACCGCGACGCCATGCACGTGCGTGAGGCCGACGAGGCCTACGCCCTGGGCGGCCAGGCGGCCGGCGAGAGCTACCTGAACACGGACGCGATTCTCGCTGCGCTCGCCGCAAGCGGCGCCGAGGCCCTGCACCCCGGCTACGGCTTCTTCTCCGAGAACGCCGACTTCGCCCGGGCGGTCATCGATGCCGGTGTCACCTGGATCGGTCCCCCGCCCGAGGCGATCGAGGTCGCCGGCGACAAGCTGTCGTCGCGCCGGGCAGGCGCCGACGCCGGTGTGCCCACGGTGCCCGGGACCCTCGACCCCGTCACCGACGTCGCCGAGGTCCTGGCGTTCGGTGAGGAGCACGGCTACCCGATCCTCATCAAGGCCGCCTACGGCGGGGGTGGGAAGGGCATGAAGGTCGTGGAACACCCCGACGAGGCCCAGGCGGCGCTCGACTCGGCGGCACGCGAGGCCGAGGCCTACTTCGGGCGCCCCGAGGCCTTCATCGAGCGGTACCTCACGCGTCCTCGCCACGTGGAGATGCAGGTCTTCGCCGACACGCACGGCAACGCCGTGTGGCTGGGCGAACGCGACTGCTCGATCCAGCGACGGCACCAGAAGCTCATCGAGGAGAGCCCTGCGCCCGAGTTCCCCGACAGCGTCCGCACCGCCATGGGCGAGGCGGCGGTGGCGCTCTGCCGTGAGTTCGGCTACGTGAACGCCGGAACCGTCGAGTTCATGTACGAGGACGGCGACTTCTACTTCCTCGAGATGAACACCCGGCTCCAGGTCGAGCACTGCGTCACCGAGGAGGTCACGTCGCTCGACCTCGTCGCTGAGCAGATACACGTCGCCGACGGCGAACCCCTGTCGTTCACCCAGGACAGCATCGAGCGCCGGGGGCATGCGATCGAATGCCGCATCAACGCCGAGGATCCCGCCGCAGGTTTCATGCCGTCACCCGGCACCCTCACCCGCTTCGAGCGCCCCGACGGGCCCGGCGTGCGGACCGACCAGGGCTACGAGACCGGCGACACCGTGTCTCAGCACTACGACAACCTCATCGCAAAGCTTGTCTGCCGGGCTCCCGACCGCGACAGGGCCATTGCGCGGACCCGGCGCGCTCTCGAGGAGTTCGAGATCAGTGGAGTCAGGACAACCATCGACGCGCAGCTCGCCCTGCTCGACCACCCCGACTTCCGCGCCGCCCGCCACTCCACGAAGTGGCTCGAAGAGGACGTCGACCCCGCCACGTTCGTGAGAGCCGGTGATTCGGCCGATTCGCCGCCCACAGACTCGGCACAGGAACTGACCGAGCGCACCGTGCCCGTCGAGGTCAACGGCAAGCGCTTCGAGGTGAAGGTCTGGCTCCCCGACGTCGAGGCAGCACCCGCAGCGCGCACAGCCCGGGCTCCGAAGCCGGCCGCGTCCACCGGTGGGGGTGCCACCGGCGGTGGGACGATCAGCGCACCCATGCAGGGGACCATCGTCAAGGTCCTCGTCGACGTCGGAGACACGGTCGAGGCCGGCCAGGCACTTCTCGTACTCGAGGCGATGAAGATGGAGAACCACCTGAACGCCGACGCCGACGGCACGGTCAGTGAGATCCGGGTGTCCGGGGGCGACACGGTCGCGCCGGGGGACGTCCTCATCGTCGTGGAGTAG
- a CDS encoding aminotransferase class IV has protein sequence MQVSVDGRLLAVDDARISPFDHGLLVGDGVFETLRVYAGVPFAWTRHLDRLHHSAAGLGLDVPDGDDLRRRADDVLSANGLTEARLRITITGGPSPLGSERGDTAPTVIVAAAAAAAWPPTTALVTVPWPRNERGAVTGLKTISYAENVRALAFASERGGGEALFLNTVGDVCEGTGANLFAVVDGELFTPPAASGCLLGVTRALVLEIAASTGIGTSTGRLEPSTLLAADEVFITSSTREIQPVDRVDGTEFAVPGPITRHLAEAFTELVRTTPDP, from the coding sequence GTGCAGGTGTCGGTCGACGGACGGCTCCTGGCCGTGGACGACGCACGGATCTCCCCCTTCGACCACGGCCTCCTCGTGGGCGATGGCGTGTTCGAGACGTTGCGCGTCTACGCGGGGGTCCCGTTCGCGTGGACACGCCACCTCGACCGGCTGCACCACTCGGCCGCCGGGCTCGGTCTCGACGTCCCCGACGGCGACGATCTGCGCCGGCGGGCCGACGACGTCCTGTCGGCCAACGGCCTCACCGAGGCTCGACTGCGGATCACGATCACCGGCGGTCCCTCACCGCTGGGCTCCGAGCGGGGCGACACCGCGCCCACCGTCATCGTCGCTGCCGCCGCCGCGGCCGCGTGGCCGCCGACCACGGCGCTCGTCACCGTCCCCTGGCCACGCAACGAGCGTGGCGCAGTGACCGGGCTCAAGACCATCTCGTACGCCGAGAACGTCCGGGCGCTCGCCTTCGCCTCCGAGCGGGGAGGCGGCGAGGCGCTCTTCCTCAACACCGTCGGCGACGTGTGCGAGGGGACCGGGGCGAACCTGTTCGCCGTCGTCGACGGGGAACTCTTCACGCCACCGGCAGCGTCGGGCTGCCTCCTCGGTGTCACGCGCGCTCTCGTGCTCGAGATCGCCGCCTCGACAGGGATCGGAACATCGACGGGCCGCCTGGAGCCGAGCACGCTCCTCGCCGCCGACGAGGTGTTCATCACGTCGTCGACACGGGAGATCCAACCCGTCGACCGCGTCGACGGTACGGAGTTCGCAGTACCGGGGCCGATCACGCGTCACCTGGCCGAGGCCTTCACCGAGCTGGTCCGCACCACACCCGACCCCTGA
- a CDS encoding LCP family protein: protein MPRSTSSLRAFLVRFGIALGVVFALTGLAVAGAYWETNNKVDEIQRVEIVGLDPDDDLPAQAGNFVIIGSDSREALGAQVEGDEEQIGSERSDTLMVAHVDPDQKSGLLVSFPRDLWVEIPGHGESKINAAYSLGGPQLVVDTLQANFDIPITNYIEVDFAGFEEIVDAIGGVPVYFEGPARDVDPGGDGGSGFVQPYPGCYKLQGDRALQYVRSRHYQVYDGSQWISDPTADLGRIERQQKFMRSLASTALENVGANPLRARDLADQLLANMKVDDTLGTRDVLGLVDAFRVVDPNSESFESVTLPNEGGFTDGQSVLFVKEPEAEAVLTRLRTFGPTAEPDPGAAPPEVPDIEPFTVSVSVLNGSGVDGAAGATLDALVVEGFATGGVGNADVVAETEVRYAPGNEDQARLVLGYLGGVGTLVEDSSVTQTDVQVVIGGDFVGVAAPDQAEPPAPVEPPPTEEGEAPPDEEEEPPPEEANC from the coding sequence GTGCCAAGGTCCACGTCGTCACTGCGCGCATTCCTGGTCCGGTTCGGCATTGCCCTCGGAGTGGTCTTTGCCCTCACCGGCCTGGCCGTCGCGGGCGCGTACTGGGAGACCAACAACAAGGTCGACGAGATCCAGCGGGTCGAGATCGTCGGCCTCGATCCTGACGACGACCTCCCGGCCCAGGCGGGCAACTTCGTGATCATCGGCTCCGACTCCCGTGAGGCGCTCGGCGCCCAGGTCGAGGGCGACGAGGAGCAGATCGGGAGTGAGCGCTCCGACACCCTGATGGTCGCCCATGTGGACCCCGACCAGAAGTCCGGCCTGCTCGTGTCGTTCCCCCGTGACCTGTGGGTCGAGATCCCGGGCCACGGGGAGAGCAAGATCAACGCCGCCTACAGCCTCGGGGGCCCGCAGCTCGTCGTCGACACGCTCCAGGCGAACTTCGACATCCCGATCACGAACTACATCGAGGTCGACTTCGCCGGCTTCGAGGAGATCGTCGACGCCATCGGTGGCGTGCCCGTCTACTTCGAGGGCCCGGCGCGCGACGTCGACCCCGGGGGCGACGGCGGGAGCGGGTTCGTGCAGCCCTATCCGGGGTGCTACAAGCTCCAGGGCGACCGCGCCCTCCAGTACGTGCGGTCACGCCACTACCAGGTCTACGACGGGTCCCAGTGGATCTCCGATCCCACGGCCGACCTGGGGAGGATCGAGCGCCAGCAGAAGTTCATGCGCAGCCTCGCCAGCACGGCACTGGAGAACGTCGGCGCCAATCCCCTCCGGGCTCGCGATCTCGCCGACCAGCTCCTGGCGAACATGAAGGTCGACGACACGCTCGGGACCCGCGACGTGCTCGGGCTCGTCGATGCGTTCCGTGTGGTGGATCCGAACTCCGAGTCCTTCGAGTCGGTCACGTTGCCCAACGAAGGGGGTTTCACCGACGGTCAGTCCGTCCTGTTCGTCAAGGAGCCCGAGGCCGAGGCGGTGCTCACGCGGCTGCGCACATTCGGCCCGACCGCGGAGCCCGATCCCGGGGCGGCGCCGCCGGAGGTTCCCGACATCGAGCCCTTCACCGTGAGCGTGAGCGTCCTCAACGGGAGCGGGGTCGACGGCGCCGCCGGTGCAACGCTCGACGCTCTCGTGGTCGAGGGTTTCGCGACAGGCGGTGTCGGCAACGCCGACGTCGTGGCCGAAACCGAGGTCCGCTACGCGCCCGGCAACGAGGACCAGGCGCGGCTGGTCCTCGGCTACCTGGGTGGGGTCGGCACCCTGGTGGAGGACTCGTCGGTGACCCAGACCGATGTGCAGGTCGTCATCGGAGGCGACTTCGTGGGAGTCGCCGCTCCCGACCAGGCCGAGCCACCGGCACCCGTCGAGCCGCCGCCCACCGAGGAGGGTGAGGCCCCGCCCGACGAGGAGGAGGAGCCTCCGCCCGAGGAGGCCAACTGCTGA
- a CDS encoding FAD-dependent oxidoreductase — translation MPVKVVIIGAGPAGNTAATVAATLGAEVTLVERDLVGGAAHLLDCIPSKAMIASGAKLRGLRRARTVGLHAEGSLDVSALREHVATIEAQLHDATTRLLESQGVRIIRGTGRLKGPHEVVADTGTGLEELDADFVVLATGSRPRVPDWAEPDGERILTTRDAYPPPELPSHLVVVGSGVTGVEFTNMFSSFGADVTLVVSRQQVLPLKDPEVAAALEEEFLRRDVTLLKGARADSVTREGSAVHVDCDDGRRVVGSHVVLAIGSVPNSENLGLEEAGVEVDSGGYVPVDRHCQSNVAHIYAAGDLSGKLPLSSVGAMQGRKIAEHLMGLHNRPHRHLDYDKAASAIFTVPEIADVGLEEADAFAQGRKIRVTKVPFSANARALIDGDSRGFVKVISDPATGVVLGGSIVGRNAAELISVMAVAVTNGLKVDDIVDSLLVHPALAESLADAAS, via the coding sequence GTGCCCGTGAAGGTCGTCATCATCGGTGCGGGTCCGGCCGGCAACACCGCCGCCACCGTCGCCGCCACACTCGGCGCCGAGGTCACGCTCGTGGAGCGTGACCTCGTCGGGGGCGCGGCACATCTTCTCGACTGCATCCCGTCGAAGGCGATGATCGCATCGGGCGCGAAGCTGCGGGGGCTCCGCCGAGCGCGCACCGTCGGGCTCCACGCGGAGGGGAGTCTCGACGTCTCGGCACTTCGCGAGCACGTCGCCACGATCGAGGCCCAGCTGCACGACGCCACCACCCGGCTCCTCGAGTCGCAGGGCGTCCGCATCATCCGGGGGACGGGACGGCTGAAGGGGCCCCACGAGGTCGTGGCCGACACCGGGACGGGTCTCGAGGAGCTGGACGCCGACTTCGTCGTTCTCGCCACCGGCTCACGCCCACGGGTCCCCGACTGGGCGGAGCCCGACGGCGAGCGGATCCTCACGACCCGCGACGCCTACCCGCCGCCGGAGCTGCCGTCCCATCTGGTCGTCGTCGGCTCGGGTGTCACAGGCGTCGAGTTCACCAACATGTTCTCGTCGTTCGGTGCCGACGTCACCCTCGTGGTGTCCCGCCAGCAGGTGTTGCCGTTGAAGGACCCCGAGGTCGCCGCGGCGCTGGAAGAGGAGTTCCTGCGACGCGACGTGACGCTGCTCAAGGGCGCCCGTGCCGATTCCGTCACCCGCGAGGGCAGTGCCGTCCACGTCGACTGTGACGACGGGCGCCGGGTCGTCGGCTCACACGTGGTGCTCGCCATCGGGTCGGTTCCGAACTCCGAGAACCTCGGGCTCGAAGAGGCCGGGGTGGAGGTCGACAGCGGCGGCTACGTCCCCGTCGACCGCCACTGCCAGTCGAACGTGGCGCACATCTACGCTGCCGGTGACCTCTCGGGCAAGCTCCCCCTGTCGTCGGTCGGGGCGATGCAGGGCCGCAAGATCGCCGAGCACCTGATGGGGCTCCACAACCGGCCCCACCGCCACCTCGACTACGACAAGGCGGCGTCTGCGATCTTCACGGTCCCCGAGATCGCCGATGTCGGCCTCGAGGAGGCCGACGCGTTCGCCCAGGGCCGCAAGATCCGTGTCACCAAGGTCCCGTTCTCCGCCAACGCCCGGGCACTCATCGACGGCGACTCGCGCGGCTTCGTCAAGGTGATCTCCGACCCGGCCACCGGGGTCGTCCTCGGAGGCTCGATCGTCGGGCGCAACGCCGCCGAGCTCATTAGTGTGATGGCCGTGGCAGTCACGAACGGCCTCAAGGTCGACGACATCGTCGACTCGCTCCTCGTCCACCCGGCTCTGGCGGAGTCACTCGCCGACGCTGCGTCATGA